A genomic segment from Parolsenella catena encodes:
- a CDS encoding cupin domain-containing protein encodes MANYAKTNIGNEGRVELHEVLGLTGAEVSVNKLPAGAGVPFVHAHKDNEEIYGVLEGAGSATIDGEDIELAAGDWLRVSPAAHRQFRAASDSGITYVCIQVKQGSLDAFTADDAIML; translated from the coding sequence ATGGCCAATTACGCAAAGACCAACATCGGCAATGAGGGCCGTGTCGAGCTGCACGAGGTACTCGGGCTTACCGGGGCTGAGGTGAGCGTCAACAAGCTTCCCGCCGGCGCTGGCGTTCCGTTCGTGCATGCGCACAAGGATAACGAGGAGATCTACGGCGTGCTCGAGGGCGCCGGCTCGGCCACGATCGACGGCGAGGACATCGAGCTTGCCGCCGGCGACTGGTTGCGCGTCTCCCCCGCCGCGCACCGCCAGTTCCGCGCCGCGTCCGACTCGGGCATCACGTACGTCTGCATCCAGGTCAAGCAGGGGTCCCTCGACGCCTTTACGGCCGACGACGCCATCATGCTCTAA